A portion of the Streptomyces coeruleoprunus genome contains these proteins:
- the pdxH gene encoding pyridoxamine 5'-phosphate oxidase, with protein sequence MDGVTDALDPTLDPALDPAPMREQYHTAELRQADLAADPMEQFARWFKEAAASPEIHEPNAMVVSTATPDGRPSSRTVLLKHYDARGFVFYTNHGSRKGTELEANPHAALLFPWHPIARQVLVTGTAARVGRDETAAYFRTRPHGSQLGAWASEQSSVIPSRAALLARYEELAARYPEDEQVPVPPHWGGYVVTPETVEFWQGHENRLHDRLRYVRDGGEWRVERLSP encoded by the coding sequence ATGGACGGCGTGACCGACGCTCTCGATCCCACCCTGGACCCCGCTCTCGACCCGGCGCCGATGCGCGAGCAGTACCACACGGCGGAGCTGCGGCAGGCGGACCTCGCGGCCGACCCGATGGAGCAGTTCGCTCGCTGGTTCAAGGAGGCGGCGGCGAGCCCCGAGATCCACGAGCCGAACGCCATGGTCGTGTCGACGGCCACCCCCGACGGCCGCCCGTCGTCCCGCACGGTGCTGCTGAAGCACTACGACGCGCGCGGCTTCGTCTTCTACACCAACCACGGCTCCCGCAAGGGCACCGAGCTGGAGGCCAACCCGCACGCCGCGCTGCTCTTCCCCTGGCACCCGATCGCCCGCCAGGTGCTGGTCACCGGCACGGCGGCCCGGGTGGGGCGCGACGAGACCGCCGCGTACTTCCGCACCCGCCCGCACGGCTCGCAGCTGGGCGCGTGGGCGAGCGAGCAGTCGTCGGTGATCCCCTCCCGGGCGGCGCTGCTGGCCCGGTACGAGGAGCTGGCGGCGCGCTACCCGGAGGACGAGCAGGTGCCGGTGCCGCCGCACTGGGGCGGGTACGTCGTGACGCCGGAGACCGTCGAGTTCTGGCAGGGCCACGAGAACCGGCTGCACGACCGGCTGCGGTACGTGCGGGACGGCGGCGAGTGGCGGGTGGAGCGCCTGTCCCCGTAG
- a CDS encoding PAS domain-containing protein: protein MSASGSDTARAGGDLLTALLDGMDAALCAFDADGVVTHWNREAERILGWPAGEAVGRRGLSGWAARPADAADVEARLRAAMDAPGRRVHEFALLHKNGGRVLVRTQAAGVRGADGRAAGVYCAFGEVHAQLDFERSVALSEALFDDASWGVVVVDADLRPAVVNAHAARALGVGRTTLLGRPLGEAVLQGVEQLEAALEHVLAEGTPRSPAELWATVRAPDGERRRCWRSGFLRLASPLSQEPAPLGVAWLFQDVTEARLAEQEADRLRFRSSQLHRAGSAAAECEDPLDAATAYLDFALAGFADDALLDLVRGDGSRLVRVAATPADAPGPVARVAGAGLPLPYGPGHPALRALDRVGAVRASHWAAGGGDAEAGWAAERHWPGDAAHALCAVLRSRGRTLGVVTFLRSASRPAFERPDVAYAESVAVRVAASVDLAQPAV from the coding sequence ATGAGTGCGTCCGGGAGCGATACGGCGAGAGCGGGCGGTGATCTCCTCACCGCGCTGCTGGACGGGATGGACGCGGCGCTGTGCGCGTTCGACGCCGACGGGGTGGTCACCCACTGGAACCGCGAGGCGGAGCGGATACTCGGCTGGCCGGCCGGCGAGGCCGTCGGGCGGCGGGGCCTGTCCGGCTGGGCGGCGCGGCCCGCGGACGCCGCCGACGTCGAGGCCCGGCTGAGGGCGGCGATGGATGCGCCGGGCCGCCGGGTGCACGAGTTCGCGCTGCTCCACAAGAACGGCGGGCGGGTCCTCGTACGGACCCAGGCGGCCGGGGTGCGGGGCGCCGACGGCCGCGCGGCGGGCGTGTACTGCGCGTTCGGCGAAGTGCACGCGCAGCTGGACTTCGAGCGGTCGGTGGCGCTCAGCGAGGCCCTGTTCGACGACGCGTCGTGGGGCGTGGTCGTCGTGGACGCCGACCTGCGCCCCGCCGTCGTGAACGCGCACGCGGCCCGGGCCCTCGGCGTGGGGCGTACGACCCTGCTGGGCCGGCCGCTGGGCGAGGCCGTGCTGCAGGGCGTCGAACAGCTGGAGGCCGCGCTGGAGCACGTCCTGGCGGAGGGAACCCCCCGGTCGCCGGCCGAGCTGTGGGCGACGGTCCGCGCACCGGACGGCGAGCGGCGGCGCTGCTGGCGCAGCGGCTTCCTGCGCCTGGCGTCGCCGCTGTCGCAGGAGCCGGCGCCGCTGGGCGTGGCGTGGCTGTTCCAGGACGTGACGGAGGCGCGGCTGGCCGAGCAGGAGGCGGACCGGCTGCGGTTCCGATCCAGCCAGCTGCACCGGGCGGGCAGCGCGGCGGCCGAGTGCGAGGACCCGCTGGACGCGGCCACGGCGTACCTGGACTTCGCGCTCGCCGGGTTCGCCGACGACGCGTTGCTGGACCTGGTGCGGGGCGACGGGTCGCGCCTGGTGCGGGTCGCGGCCACCCCGGCGGACGCGCCGGGACCCGTGGCACGGGTGGCGGGCGCGGGCCTGCCACTGCCGTACGGTCCCGGGCACCCGGCGCTGCGGGCGCTGGACCGGGTCGGCGCGGTGCGGGCCAGCCACTGGGCGGCCGGCGGGGGCGACGCGGAGGCCGGATGGGCCGCCGAGCGGCACTGGCCGGGGGACGCGGCGCACGCCCTGTGCGCGGTGCTGCGCAGCCGGGGCCGCACGCTGGGCGTGGTCACGTTCCTCCGCTCGGCGAGCCGGCCCGCCTTCGAGCGCCCCGACGTGGCGTACGCGGAGAGCGTCGCCGTGCGCGTGGCGGCGTCCGTGGACCTCGCGCAGCCGGCGGTGTGA
- a CDS encoding SIS domain-containing protein — MGDSKLAGQFFDAAIGLLQRVRDEEAGNVTAAGAAVADTVASGGRLFTFGAGHSSLPAQDVVYRAGGLAVVNLLAVPGVVGVDVMPATLGSALERVDGLAGAVLDSSPARSGDLLFVVSLSGRNALPVEMAQNARALGLTVVGVTSLAYAKETRSRHASGTFLKDHCDIVLDSHIAVGDAELTYEGIEAPFAPASTVVTSALMQATMAAAAEELVRRGIEPPLLRSGNVDGGHEWNGRVMDEYADRIFYRR; from the coding sequence ATGGGCGACAGCAAGCTGGCCGGTCAGTTCTTCGACGCCGCGATCGGTCTGCTGCAGCGGGTGCGCGACGAGGAGGCGGGGAACGTCACCGCCGCCGGCGCCGCCGTCGCCGACACCGTCGCCTCGGGCGGCCGTCTGTTCACGTTCGGCGCCGGGCACTCCTCGCTGCCCGCCCAGGACGTCGTCTACCGGGCGGGCGGCCTGGCCGTCGTGAACCTGCTGGCCGTGCCGGGGGTGGTGGGCGTCGACGTCATGCCGGCGACGCTCGGCTCCGCCCTGGAGCGGGTGGACGGGCTCGCGGGCGCCGTCCTGGACTCCTCTCCGGCCCGCTCCGGCGACCTGCTGTTCGTCGTCTCCCTGTCGGGGCGCAACGCCCTGCCCGTCGAGATGGCGCAGAACGCCCGCGCCCTCGGCCTGACCGTCGTCGGCGTGACGTCGCTGGCGTACGCGAAGGAGACCAGGTCGCGGCACGCGTCGGGCACGTTCCTCAAGGACCACTGCGACATCGTCCTGGACTCCCACATCGCGGTCGGCGACGCGGAGCTGACGTACGAGGGCATCGAGGCGCCCTTCGCGCCCGCCTCGACGGTCGTGACCAGCGCGCTGATGCAGGCCACCATGGCCGCCGCGGCCGAGGAGCTGGTCCGGCGCGGCATCGAGCCGCCGCTGCTGCGCTCCGGCAACGTCGACGGCGGCCACGAGTGGAACGGCCGCGTGATGGACGAGTACGCCGACCGCATCTTCTACCGGCGCTGA
- a CDS encoding metal-dependent transcriptional regulator has product MSGLIDTTEMYLRTILELEEEGVVPMRARIAERLDQSGPTVSQTVARMERDGLVTVAGDRHLELTEEGRRLATRVMRKHRLAECLLVDVIGLEWEQVHAEACRWEHVMSEAVERRVLELLRHPTESPYGNPIPGLEELGEKAEADPFLDENMVSLSELDPGTEGKTVVVRRIGEPIQTDAQLMYTLRRAGVQPGSVVSVTESPGGVLVGSSGEAAELDADVASHVFVAKR; this is encoded by the coding sequence ATGTCCGGACTGATCGACACCACGGAGATGTATCTCCGCACCATCCTCGAGCTGGAGGAGGAAGGTGTGGTGCCCATGCGCGCCCGCATCGCCGAGCGGCTCGACCAGAGCGGCCCGACGGTCAGCCAGACGGTCGCCCGTATGGAGCGCGACGGTCTGGTGACGGTCGCCGGCGACCGCCACCTGGAGCTGACCGAGGAGGGCCGCAGGCTCGCCACGCGCGTGATGCGCAAGCACCGGCTCGCCGAGTGCCTCCTCGTCGACGTCATCGGCCTGGAGTGGGAGCAGGTCCACGCCGAGGCGTGCCGCTGGGAGCACGTGATGAGCGAGGCGGTCGAGCGCCGCGTCCTGGAGCTGCTGCGCCACCCGACGGAGTCGCCGTACGGCAACCCGATCCCGGGCCTGGAGGAGCTGGGCGAGAAGGCCGAGGCCGACCCGTTCCTGGACGAGAACATGGTGTCGCTGTCCGAGCTGGACCCGGGCACCGAGGGCAAGACCGTGGTGGTGCGCCGCATCGGCGAGCCGATCCAGACGGACGCCCAGCTGATGTACACGCTGCGCCGCGCCGGAGTGCAGCCCGGCTCGGTGGTGAGCGTCACCGAGTCGCCCGGCGGTGTGCTGGTCGGCAGCAGCGGCGAGGCCGCGGAACTGGACGCCGACGTCGCCTCGCACGTCTTCGTCGCCAAGCGCTGA